The window TCCCGCTGATGAACGAGGCGGCGTGGATGGTCTACGAGGACGAAGCCACCATCGCGGAGGTCGACTCGACGGCGAAGTTCGACATCGGCCTCCCGATGGGACTGTTCGAACTCACCGACCAAGTCGGGCTGGACGTCGGCCAGCACGTCCTCGAATACATGCACGACGTGCTGGGCGAGGCCTACAGGCCGTGTCCGCTCTCCCAGGAGAAACTAGAGAACGAGCACCTCGGCAAGAAGACCGGCAAGGGATTCTACGACTACGAGGACGGCGGCGCGGACGTGCCGACCGACCAAGCGAGAGAGGACGTGAAGTACCGTCTGCTCGCCGTCACCGCGAACGAGGTCGCCGGCCTGATCCAGAACGACGTGGCCGACGCCGACGCCATCGACGAGGCGGTCATGCTCGGTGCCGGCTTCCCGAACGGCCCGGCGCGGATGGCCGACGACGCCGGCCTGGAGACGCTCGTCGAGACGCTCGACGACCTCCACGAGGAGACGGGCGAGGACCGCTACGAGGCGGTCGACTACCTGCGTGAACTGGCCGAGTCCGGGGACACGTTCCACGGATCGGCGGACGACGAGAGCGAGGAGACGATGGAGTTCGACACGATCCGCGTCGAGTACGAGGGGCGCGTCGGCCACGTCGTCCTCGACCGACCGCACCGGATGAACACCATCTCGGCCGACCTGCTGGACGACCTCGACTCGGCCATCGACGCGCTGGCCGACGACGACGAGGTGCGTTCGATCCTGCTCACCGGCGAGGGCGAGAAGGCGTTCTCGGCCGGCGCGGACGTCCAGAGCATGGCCGCCGGCGGCGCGGACCCGATCGCGGCCGTCGAACTCTCCCGGACGGGCCAACAGACGTTCGGCAAACTGGAGACCTGCGACATGCCGGTCGTCGCCGGCATCGACGGCTACTGTCTCGGCGGCGGGATGGAGCTCTCGATGTGTGCCGACCTCCGGATCGCCAGCGAGCGCTCCCAGCTCGGCCAGCCGGAGCACAACCTCGGCCTCCTGCCGGGGTGGGGCGGCACCCAGCGACTCCCGAACATCGTCGGCGAGGGGCGCGCGAAGGAGATCATCTACACCGCCGACCGCTACAGCGCCGAGGAGATGGCCGACTACGGCTTCGTCAACGAGGTCGTCGGCAACAACGAGTTGCAGGAAGAGGCCATGGCGATGGCGCAGAAACTCGCCGGCGGCCCGCCGATCGCACAGCGGTACACCAAGCGCGCGATGCTCGCCGGCCGCCACGACACCGACGCCGGCCTGGAGATCGAGGCGCAGGCGTTCGGCGCGCTCTACAACACGGACGACCTGATGGAGGGCATCACGGCCTTCATCGGCGACCGCGACCCCGAGTTCGAGGGCGAGTAAGCCGTCGGTCGACGGGTGAGGCTCGCTCCCCGCGACCACACCCGCCGTGTCACCGACTCCCGACGCGACGGCGAAAGACAGTATTTATAAATCGAGAGCGCAGACGTGAGAGTGCGCTCGGTTGGTGTAGCCCGGCCAATCATGCTGGCCTTTCGAGCCACCGACACGGGTTCAAATCCCGTACCGAGCATTCCAACTTCTACGCGGCGATCACGCTTCCAGCGACCGGTCTCCCGGGTGCTGGGCGACCGCGCCGTCAGTCGAGTCGCCGCTTCTCCTTCGCCACCACGCGTACGTCACGAATCCCGGTCGCCGGATACTGACCGTCGGCGTCCTTCTCGACGGCCTTCATCATGTCCCAGACCGTGTTCAGGCCGGTCGTGACGCCCTCCAGCGCCTCCATCTCACACCCGGTCTTGCCGGTCGTCTCGACCGCGACGGTCAGTTCGATCCGGTCGTCGCCGAGGTCGAAGTCGGTCTCGACGTTCGTGATCGGGATCTGGTGACACATCGGGATCGTCTCCCAGGTGTGTTTGACCGCCTGAATCGCGCCGATCCGGGCGGTCGCCAGCACGTCACCTTTCCCGATCTCGTCGTCACGGATCGCCCCGACGGTCGACTCCCGCAGGCGGATCTCCCCGCGTGCCTCCGCCCGGCGGGCGGTGTCCGGCTTGTCGCCCACGTCGACCATCTGGACGTTTCCGTCCGAATCGGTGTGAGTGAGGTCCTCGGCGTCGCCCGACTGTCCCTCTCGCTGGTCACCAGCGTCGGTCATCGCTCACCCCACATCGCTTCCGGCACTCGATCCAGCAGGTCGGTCGCCACCATGCCGTAGCCCGACTCCTCGGCGACCAGGTCGCCGGCCCGACCGTTGACGTACGCGCCGATGGCGGCCGCGTCGAGACTCGGCTGGGTGGCCGCGAGTGCGCCCGTCACGCCCGCCAGCACGTCGCCGGTCCCGCCGACCGTCATGCCGGGGTTGCCGGTCCGACCCACCCTGACCCGGTCGCCGTCCGAGATCACGTCGTAGGCACCCTTCACCAGCAGGACGTGGCCGAGTTCGCGGGCGAACTCCCGGACCAGGTCGGCACGCTCCCGCCAGTCACTCGCCTCCGGCCCGCCCATCTTTCTGAGTTCGCCCTGATGCGGGGTACAGAGCAGGTCGGCGTCGGTCTCGACCTCGGGGACGACCGAGAGGGCGTCGGCGTCCACGACCGCTCGCCCCTCGTAGTCCGTCAGGAACGCACGGACCGCGTCCAGCGAGTCGTCGGCGGCACCGAGACCCGGTCCGAGGACGACCGTGTCGTGCTCACGAGCCAGTTCGAGGAGGTGCTCCACCGCGTCGGGCGCGAGGTGATCGCCGGCGAACGGTCGAACGATCAAGTTCTCGCTGTACCCCTGGAGTTCCCGAGCGACCGACTGGGGGCAGGCGACCCGCGCGAGGTCGGCACCGCCCCGCAGGGCGGCCTGCGCCGCGAGTGCCGGCGCGCCGGTGTAGGGACCGCCACCGACCACCAGTACCTCGCCGTGGTCGCCCTTGTGACTCGTCGAATCTCGTCGAAGGCGCAGGAGGTCGCCGGGACCGACGAACGTCTCGGCGGCCTCGGGGATGCCGATGTCCGCGACCGTCACCCTCGCGTCGAGGTCGCCGAGTCCCGGTTTCGCGTCGTGGAACGTCACGACGTGGTCGGCGTCGACCGCGACGCCGGCCGCCTCGCCGGTGTCGGCGTCGAACCCGGAGGGCACGTCGACCGCGAGGACCGGACAGTCGGCGTCGTTGATCGCACGGGCGGCGGTGGCTTCCGGTTCCCGGAGTGCGCCGGTGACGCCGGTGCCGAGCATCGCGTCGACCACGAGGTCCGGGTCGCCCAGGTCGAAGTCCCGTGAGTCACCGACCGACTCGGCGTCGTACTCGGCCGACCCGAGGGCGTCCCAGTTCTCGCGGGCGATGTCGGTCGAGATGCTCTCCGGCCGGCCGAGCAGGCGAACCGACACGTCGTAGTCGTCGAGGAATCTGACCGCGACGAAGGCGTCCCCACCGTTGTTGCCCCGGCCGGCGACGACCGTCACGTTCGCGCCGGGGTCGACCAGCGACCGCACCTCGCGGGCGACGGCGTGCCCGCTGGACTCCATCAGTTGCTTCTGTGGCACCCCCAGCGCCGCGGCGTTGCGATCCACCACCGCCATCCTGTCGCTCGTGATCATACCTCCGAAGTCGGGCGGTTCGCGGGTAAGCGTTTGGGGGTCGTCTCGTGACAGATCGGAGTGCGCGGCTGGACGAACGTCGATCCGTTCCGGCGAATTCGGCAAAAGAGTTTTATCAGATCGTGGTGATCGTTCACACAGTGACGAGCCACGGTCGGTTCCCACCCGAATCCCGTACCGACTCCGATCTCACCACCTCTCGCACCCACGCTGGTGCGACACCCGATCAGCCTGCCGGCGCGAGGACACCACCCGAGGGTCCCGCGACACCCGGTCGTCGGGGCGGGGCGACACCCCGACGCGACCCGGCAGACAGGGGCCACGTGCCACCGCGCGATCCGGACCTCTACGCCACGACGAACCACTTCCGGGAGCGACTGCGCCAGCCCGGTCGGTACGTCTCCCTGCCGACGGTTCGCGAGACGATCACCGAGGGACAGCTTCGGTGGAACACCACCGACGGCTGGCGGTTCGCGCTGGTTCGCGAGGGCGTCCGGTTCGTCGTCGTGGTCGGCGACGAGACCACCTCGCCGGTCGTCGTCACCGGCTGGACCGAGGTCGCCGACTGGACCGACGCGACCGAGAGCGAACGGTGGCCGCGTGCCGACGTCGAGGCGATCCAACTCCGGACCGACCTCAGCGACAACCGGGACCGCCAGATTCCGGCGCTGATCCGGCCCCGCGAGGTGCCCCGACCGGTGACGGTCGGCGACCACCGCGTCACCAGCGAGGCGGGTGCCGGCTTCGTCGAGTGTGTCGACTGCGAGTGTCGGTTCCGGTCGAAGGCGTCGCTGTGCAGTCGGCAGTGTCGGTGAGCGGGAGCGAGCGACGCCGGCTTACCGGCGAGTCGCGCCGTCGTCGTCCGTGACTCGCAGGTCGTCTTCGTCCAGATCCACGCCGTCCGGCGTCCGGTGGACCGTCAACGCCGGACTTCTCGGTTGCCCCTCCAGATCGGTGACGATCCGGGTGAGCACCTGTGTCGCGGCCTCGGCGATCCGCGGTTTCACCTTGTCGAGCACCCAGTCGAGACTGACGAGACGCGGCAGGTCGAGCGCGCTCGGCCCCACCGACCCGGGATCGTACTCCACGTCGACCGTCACCTTCGTCGCCTCCTCGGCCCAGTCGGGCGCGTCCTCGGGGAGCGGGATCGACTCCACCAGCCAGCGACCGGTGGCGGCTAAGTCCTTCGTGATCTCCCACTGTATCTCGTTCGGCGGGTCGATAGCGACGACCCGCGACCGGGCGGTGTAGGTCAACTTCCACCAGCCGAACTGGATCGCGTAGCGCGTCCCCGGCCCGCCGTCGCCGGAGGCCATCACGCGTCTGACGTACTCGGTGTAGTCGCCGTAGCGCTCGAAGTCGACGAGGAAGTCGTACACCGACTGTGGGTCCGTGTAGACGACGGTGCTGACCGTGACGCGGTCCATCGTCTCGTGGTGGGGGAGCGTCCGGTATCAACGTTTCCCGTCCTGCGCCCGTCGACCGCCTGTCTCCGCCACAGAACTGTCTACCGCTCGACAGTCGCCGTCAAGACAATGACCCTGCGGTCCCTACGTTCGACTAGACGGTGACGATGCGTACTCCGGCAGTCGGTCGGGCACGCCGCCGCACCCGGTCGCTGCTCGCTTCCGCACGCGACTGGACGGTCGGCGTCGTCCGTACCGCCCTCCACCCGTTCGGCGTCGGCCAGACCTCCGAGAGCGACGACTGGGAACGCGCGTGGGCCACACGCGGCGAGGTGCGCTGGCACCGCGACGGCGAGCAGGTCGAGGTGTTCCGCTTCGACGACGGCTTCGTCGCCACGGTCGAGTACCCCGACAGCGAGAGCAGGTGGCAACTGACCACCGGCCCGATGCGCCCCGCCCAGGCACTGCTCGCGGTCGCGCTCTACTGCCAGTTCGGCGTCACCCCACAGATCGACCGGGACGGCCGCCCGTTCGTCGCCGAGACGGACGACGGCCCGACGCAGGTGTTCCGCGACGAACCAGCCGAGCAAGTGCGGTACGTCTACCTCGACGAGGTGCGGACGGTCGAGGAGTTCCCGGACTACGTCGCCGACCGCGAGGCCTACCGGGGCGTCCACGACCGCCTCACGCCCGACCGCCACGGGACGCTCCACTCCGACTGATCGCCCGCGCGGTCTCGCTCCGACAGCCCTGGAGCCGCGTCCGAGCCGCCCACTCTGCTCCTTCCCCGAGATTCAAGCCGTGCGGGACAGTCGCTCCCGCCATGCAGCTCATCGTCCACGGCGGCGCGGGCGGCGTCCCCGACGACCCCGAGCCACGACAGGCAGTCCTCGACGAGGCGGCGGCGACGGGCGCGAACGAGTCCGACCCGCTCGACGCGGTGGAGTCGGCCGTGCGCGTCCTCGAATCCTCCCCGCGATTCAACGCCGGCGTCGGGGGTGCGGTGCAGTCGGACGGGCGCATCCGGACCGACGCGGGCGTGATGACCGACGACCGCGAGGTCGGCGCAGTGGCGGGACTGGCCGGCGTCGAACACCCGCTCACCGTCGCCCGTGCGGTCCGCGCCGAGACGCCACACGTCCTGCTCGCCGGCGACCGTGCGCTGGAGTTCGCGGAGTCCGTCGGTGTCGAGACCGACGCGGACCTGTGGACCGACCGCAGTCGGGAGAAGTGGGCCGACGCCGACCCACCGGAGACCGACGACCCGACCGACCATCTCGACTGGCTCCGGAGTCGCTTCGGGAGTACCGAAGCCGGTGGTGTCGGTGAGAACGCGGAGAGTGAGTCGGACGAGGGGCGCGACCCGACCGACCACGACACGGTCGGCGCGGTGGCACGGCAGGGAGACCGGTTCGCGGCCGCGACCTCCACGGGCGGCCGGTGGTTCGCGCTGGCCGGCAGAGTCGGCGACGTCCCACAGATCGGCTCAGGGTTCTACTGCGCGCCGGCCGGCGGGGCGAGCGCGACCGGTGCCGGCGAGGACATCGCTCGCGTCACACTCTCGCGGCGGGCGGTGCGGCATCTGGAGGCCGGGAGAGACGCGCAGACTGCGGCCGAATCGGCTATCGAGGAGTTCGGCGAGTTGACCGGCTCGTCGGCGGGTGTGATCGTCGCCGGACGCGAGTCGCTGGGGAGTGCGTTCAACTCCGAAGGGATGCAGACGAGTCGCGCCGGCCGGTGAGCGCGTCGGCGCTCACTGCTGGCCGTCGGTGAACACGTCGTCCAGATCGACCGACGGGGTCCGGCGCTCGGCGGCGTCCGCGTCGGTCGCTTCCACCTCGTCGATCGACTTCCGAGCGCGCGCCATCAGTCGCTCGTGGGTGTTCCGGACCGGTTCGTCCTCCTCGGGACGCACCTGCCGGTAGCTCCCGTCGCTGGCCATCGTCCAGCGCTTCCGGTTGTCCGACAGCATGATGTCGAGGATCGTCTGGAGTTCCGCCTGCAAGGCGGGGTCCTCGACCGGCGCGACCGCCTCGATCCGCCGGTCGAGGTTCCGGGTCATCCAGTCGGCCGACCCGACGTAGTACTCTCCGTCCCGTGCGCCGGTCGTCCCGGTCGTGCCGTCGCTGGCTGGGTCACTCGCCACCTCGCTCTCGGCTGCCGACTCCCCGTCCGCGTTCTCGAAGTAGAAGATGCGGGAGTGTTCGAGGAACCGTCCGACGACGCTGTGGATCCGGATCGTGTCGCTGATCCCCTCGATGCCGGGCCGCAGGCGGCAGATCCCCCGGACGATCAGGTCCATCTCGACGCCGGCCATCGACGCCCGGTACAGTTCCTCGACGATCTCGGGGTCCTCCAGCGAGTTCATCTTGGCGACGATACGGGCCGGCTTCCCCTGCCGGGCGTGTTCGGCCTCCCGGCGGATGAGGCGGGTGAACTGGTCGCGCATGTTCTCCGGTGCGACTAGCAGTTTCCGGTAGTCCTCGTGCAGCGAGTGGCCGGTGAAGAAGTTGAACAGGCGCACGAGGTCCTGCCCGACGTCGTGGTCCGCCGTGAGCATCCCCAGATCGACGTACGTCTTCGCGGTCTCGGAGTGGTAGTTGCCCGTGGCGACGTGGGAGTACAGTTGCACGCCGTCGTCCTCTTCGCGGACCACGAGTGCGGTCTTCGAGTGGGTCTTCAGCCCGATCGTGCCGTAGGCGACGTGGATGCCCTCCTCCTCCAGTCGCTTGACCCACCGGAGGTTGTTCTCCTCGTCGAACCGGGCCTTCAACTCGACCATCACCGCGACCTGTTTGCCGTTCTTGGCGGCCTCGATGAGGCTCTCGATCACCTGCGAGTCGCTCGCCGTCCGGTAGATGGCGGCCTTGATCGCCAGCACGTCCGGGTCGGAGGCGGCCGCGTCGAGAAACGTCTGGACCGTGTTCGTGAAGGAGTGGTACGGGTGGTGGACGAGGATGTCGTCGCTGCGGATCTCCGCGAACAGGTCGTCCGCGCCGCCGCCCTCGTCCAGTTCGAGCCCGGCGAACCGGGGGTGCATCCGGGGCGTCCACGAGTCGAGTTTGAGGTCCGGGCGGTCCAGGTCGGTCAGGTCCATGAAGTCGCGGAAGTCGAGCGGTTCCGGCAGGTCGTACACCTCGGACTCGTCCACGTCGAGTTGCTCGATCAGCAACTCCCGCACCTCCGGTGGCATGTCGTCTGCGACCTCAAGACGGACGACGGTGGCGAACCGCCGCTGGCGGAGCACGTCCTCGATCATCTCGATCAGCCCCTCGGCGACCTCCTCGTTCCGGCGAACCTCGGCGTTGCGCGTCACCCGGAAGGTGGAGGTGCCGACCACCTGGACGTTCGGGAACAGCAGATCGAGGTTCGCCTCGATCACCTGTTCGAGCAGGACGAACCGGGTCGTGTTCGAGTCGGCCGCGTCGGCTCCCTCCCGCCGGTCGGTCGCCGACGCTGGTGCCGTCGTGTCGTCGCCGTGCTTGCCCACCACGGCTTCGACGGGGACGAGTCGCGGGCGGTTCTTCGGAATCTTCACCCGCGAGAACTTCAGGTCGTCGTCCTCGGCGTCGTCGCGGGTCAGCACCGCCAGCGACAGCGAGAGGTTCGAGATGAACGGGAACGGGTGGGCCGGGTCGAACGTCAGCGGCGTCAGCGTCGGGAGGACGTTCGCCTCGAAGTAGTCGCGCAGGGCCGCCCGCTCCACGTCGGCCACGTCGTCGTGATCGACGATCTCGACGCCCGCCTCCGCGAGCAGCGGCCGAACCGCGTCGTGGTAACACTCGGCCTGCCGTTCGACCATCGACCGCGCCTCCCGCAGAATCTCGGTGTGCTGTTGCTCGGGCGTCCGCCCGTCGGCGGTCAGTTCGGTGACGCCCGCGTCGATCTGTTGTTTCAGGCCACCGACCCGCTTCATGAAGAACTCGTCCATGTTCTGCGTGAAGATGGCGAGGAACTTCGCCCGCTCCAGGAGTGGGTTGCGGTCGTCTTCGGCCTCGAACAGGACGCGTTTCTGGAACTGGAGTTCGCCGAGTTCGCGGTTCAGGTAGAAGTCGTGGGCCGCGAGATCCAGTCCCTCCGGGACCGGTCCGTCGGTGTCGTCGGCCTCCGGGGTCGGAACCGGGTCGACGTCCGACTCCGGCGACTCGACCGTCGGGGCGTCGCCACTCCGCTCGTCGGCCGACGCCGTGTGCTCCGGTGGCTGGGACATACTCTCGTCTGTCATCTGACGGCCAGCCTCTTTACTGTCGCGCCGCGACGAGTCGGCGAGGCCGGACGAACTTCTCCTCGGCCCGGTGTTCGATGGTCCGACCGAGGTCCACCGTCACGGTCTCGTCGGCGTTCACGTCGAACGCGGTGAGTTCACCGCCGTAGACACAGCCGGTGTCGAGACCGACCGCGTGGCGTCGGAGCACCGGGTCGGCGAGCGGCGTGTGCCCGAAGAAGACGCGGGCGGGACCGTCGTACTCGTCCCACCAGAACGGACGCTCGTAGCCGCCGTCCTCGACCAGCGACCGCGTGTTCTCCAACTCGTCGACGTCGTGGTCGGCGAGCGACTTGCGCGGGTCGACGCCACCGTGGACGACGAGGTGGCCCTCCCACGAGATGGCGACCGGCAGGTCGGCGATCCACTCGCGGTCGGCCTCGGTCAGGTCGTCCGGATCCTTCTCGCCCCGCAGGATCTTCTCCTCGTTGTTCCCGCGCACCGTGAAGAAGTTCTCGCGCTCCCGGACGTACTGGACGACGCCGTGGTTGTCCGGTCCCTTGCGCACGAGGTCGCCGACGAAGACGACCGCCTCGTCGGCCGCCGGGTCGAGCGTGTCGATCAGCGCCTCCAGTTCGCGGAGACAGCCGTGGACGTCGCCGACGACGTAGACGTTGGTCCACTCGTCGGCGTCGAGTCGAAGGTGCTGCGGTTCGACGGTCTCGGAGAAACGTGGGACGCTCATCTGTGACTGCATCCTGCTACGCGTCGGATAGGAATAAACAGTTGCTAATTGAGGTATTGTGGACTATATAGCACACACGACGCCACAGAGCCGGGCCAAGTCGCCGACTTCCGGTGGAATCGGCCGGGCGTCGATGGAGTTCGATCGATGACTATAGACCGGGCACGATCGAGGAGTCGGACACACCGGGCGGCCACCGCCCCGCGCCAAGACCGCCTCACTCGTAGCGCGCGAACGTCAGGTAGCCGGTGTGGCCGACGCCGGCGGTGCTGGGGCGGGAGCCACGGTCGCCGAAGTCCATCTCGCGCTGGATCGTCTCCAGCGTCTCGACGCCGACGAGTCCGGCCTCGCGTGCCGCCTCGACCGACTTTCGGGAGTTCTCGACGAACGGCGAGTAGACCGCGACGTAGCCGCCGGAGACGAGCAGATCGGGCGCACGAGCGACGACCTCGGGGGCGTTCTGGGTGTCGAGCGTCAACAGGTCGAACCCCGAGAGGTCGTCGAGGTGGTCGGTCACGTCGCCGGTCCGCACGTCGACGGTCTCCGCGACGCCGGCCAGATCCATGTTCTCGCGGGCCACGTCGGCGAAGTCGGGATCCTGCTCGTAGGTCGTCACCTGGGCGCCCATCCGACCGAGATACGCCGAGAGGACGCCGGTACCGGTGCCGGCGTCCAGCACGCGGTCGTCCGCGCAGGCACCGGTGTGACCGACGATGAGGCCCACGTCGCGGGGCATCATCGGCGCGCCGGTGCGCTCGAAGTGGTTGAACAGGTCCGGCCCGCGTGGCTCGCGGACGACGAACTGTTCGCCGATGTGACTCTCCAGCACGTCGCCGGCAGACACGTCTTCGGGCACCTCGACCACGCCGAGATCGGTGTGGAGTTCCTCGCCCGGTGCGCGCAGATACTCCCGGTCGCCGTGGACGAGCAGGATCACTCCAGTCGGGAGATGGCGGCCGCGAGGTCGCCGTCCTCGTCTTCGAGCGCCGCACGCGCGTCGTCCTCGGAGACGCCGGCACGCTGGGCGACGATCTGCACGTCGGAGTCCGGAATCTCGCCCGCGCTCTCGTCGGCCGCGTCGGCGGACTCGACCGCACTCGCGTCGCCACCCGCGCCGGCTTCGCGGACGTCGTAGTCGCCGACGACCTGGAACGTCTCCTGTCCCTGGGCGTCCATCTTCGTCACCTGCGGGGAGTCGAAGACGTACTCCTCGTCGGCCGTCCGGATGACGACCTCCTCGGCATCGAGTTCGTCTACGTCGATGCCCATCTGTTTCATCATCTGTTGCATCTTCCGTGGGTTCATACCGCCGCCTCCGAACATGACCGTCAGTCGGCTCCCGGCGATAAAAAGCGTGGCGAAGGGCGGCACGCGTCCGACGACGACACGACGACCGGCAGACGCCGCAGAACCCGGCTCGACGGCCGACACACCCGCCACGACAGGATGGCGAAGGGTTTTCTATCTGGCCGTGAAACGTTCGGTCGATGTCAGGGTTGCTACCGTCCGACACGGACGCCCCCCGTGGCGACCCGTCCGAGGAGCACGCCGAGAACGGCGACGGCGACCTCCGGGTCCTCTGGCTGGACGACGAGGACGCCGAGCAGTTGATCGGGTCGCTCTCCTCCGAGACGGCGCGGGCGGTGTTGACCGAACTCCACCACGGTCCCGCGACCGCCTCGGAACTCTCCGACGACGTCGACACCTCCCTCCAGAACGTCCGCCACCACCTCGGCAGTCTCCAAGACGCCGGGCTAGTGCAGGTCGCCGACACCCGGTACTCGGTGAAGGGGCGTGAGATGAACGTCTACGCGCCGACCGACGACTCGCTGGTCGTCTGTGTCGGCCGCGAGGACGACCGGTCGTCGTTTCTCGACTCGCTGAAGCGACTCGTGGGGACCGTCACACTCCTCGGTCTGCTCGCGGCCGTCGTCCAGACGACCTTCGGCGCGGGTGTCGTCGACCTCGGCGGTCCCGGTACGGCACCCCGGATCGGCGACGCGGTCGGTGGGAGCGAGCCGATATTCGGACTCCTCCCGCCGGGGGTCGCGTTCCTCGCCGGCGGCCTCGTGGTGCTCGCCGTCCTCGGGGCGTGGGAACTCCGGCGTCGACAGACGGCGGCGTGAGGCGGTGTCACGCGGCACCGAGGCGGAGACGAACGGCGGCGTGAGCCACATGTGAAGCCAAAAAGGTTTTTCGTTCGGCCGAAATATCACGAGTCATGCGTGGGCGTCAAGTGGCAACGAGACTCACGGTCGCGGTGCTGGTACTCTCGTTGCTGGTCGCCCCACAGGCCGCCGGTGCCCCGAAGTACGGGCTGACCGACGGGCAGTTGTCGGAACTCTCCGAACAGGTGTTAGACCGGGAGTCGCCCGGTGAGATCGGTGCCGACAGCGACACCGAGATCGAGTCGATCGCCGATCTGCGGGCAGAACGCGCCCGGAACCGGGGAGTCGGCGATATCGGTGCGACCCGTGTACACGACGAAGGGATCACCGGAGAAGGTGTCCGAGTCGGCGTCATCGACGGCGGGTTCGAGGCCGGCCACACGGCCATCGACGACCACGTCGTGGACGCTCGGAGCTTCGACCGACACGACTCCGAGGGACGGATCGTCTCGACGCACGGCACTGCCGTCGCCGAGGTCGTCAGCGACACCGCCCCCGGTTCCGACCTCTACCTCGCGGACGTGGGTGAGACACCGAGCGCCGACAGTTACGCCGAGGCGGTCGACTGGTTGCTGGCGAACGACGTGGACGTGATCGTCGACTCGGGAAGCTACTTCACCGACGCGTCCGGCGACACGAGTCCGATCACCACCGTCGCGGAGAACGCCTCCAGCCAGGGTGTCGTCTTCGTCACCTCGGCGGGGAACTACGGCGACCGCCACTGGGCCGGGAGCGGCGCGCTGGCAGACGACTCCGGCACTGTCGCTGAGGGGTCCGACGCGGCCACGGACCGATCCGGCTGGATCGCCTTCGACGAGCACACCGAAGGCAACCTCCTCGCCGACGGGCGACCGACGCGCGGCGAGGTGTCGCTCCGACTCCGGTGGAGCGGCGAGGCGGACTACGATCTGTACCTCTACCGGCACCTCCGGAACGGGAACCCCCGCGTCGTCGCCAAGTCGGTCGACCGGCAGGCCGGCAACGACTCGCTGGCGAACAGCGAGTCGATAAACGTCGCGGTCCCACGGGGAACCTACTACGCCGCGGTCTACGCCCACGAGGCGAACGAGAGCGCCCG of the Salinirubrum litoreum genome contains:
- a CDS encoding isoaspartyl peptidase/L-asparaginase; the protein is MQLIVHGGAGGVPDDPEPRQAVLDEAAATGANESDPLDAVESAVRVLESSPRFNAGVGGAVQSDGRIRTDAGVMTDDREVGAVAGLAGVEHPLTVARAVRAETPHVLLAGDRALEFAESVGVETDADLWTDRSREKWADADPPETDDPTDHLDWLRSRFGSTEAGGVGENAESESDEGRDPTDHDTVGAVARQGDRFAAATSTGGRWFALAGRVGDVPQIGSGFYCAPAGGASATGAGEDIARVTLSRRAVRHLEAGRDAQTAAESAIEEFGELTGSSAGVIVAGRESLGSAFNSEGMQTSRAGR
- the moaC gene encoding cyclic pyranopterin monophosphate synthase MoaC, whose product is MTDAGDQREGQSGDAEDLTHTDSDGNVQMVDVGDKPDTARRAEARGEIRLRESTVGAIRDDEIGKGDVLATARIGAIQAVKHTWETIPMCHQIPITNVETDFDLGDDRIELTVAVETTGKTGCEMEALEGVTTGLNTVWDMMKAVEKDADGQYPATGIRDVRVVAKEKRRLD
- a CDS encoding NAD(P)H-hydrate dehydratase → MITSDRMAVVDRNAAALGVPQKQLMESSGHAVAREVRSLVDPGANVTVVAGRGNNGGDAFVAVRFLDDYDVSVRLLGRPESISTDIARENWDALGSAEYDAESVGDSRDFDLGDPDLVVDAMLGTGVTGALREPEATAARAINDADCPVLAVDVPSGFDADTGEAAGVAVDADHVVTFHDAKPGLGDLDARVTVADIGIPEAAETFVGPGDLLRLRRDSTSHKGDHGEVLVVGGGPYTGAPALAAQAALRGGADLARVACPQSVARELQGYSENLIVRPFAGDHLAPDAVEHLLELAREHDTVVLGPGLGAADDSLDAVRAFLTDYEGRAVVDADALSVVPEVETDADLLCTPHQGELRKMGGPEASDWRERADLVREFARELGHVLLVKGAYDVISDGDRVRVGRTGNPGMTVGGTGDVLAGVTGALAATQPSLDAAAIGAYVNGRAGDLVAEESGYGMVATDLLDRVPEAMWGER
- a CDS encoding 3-hydroxyacyl-CoA dehydrogenase/enoyl-CoA hydratase family protein; the encoded protein is MELDEVETIAVLGAGNMGHGIAEVAALAGYDVNLRDIKEEFVQNGYEQIEWSLGKLAEKEQISEDEADAALDRVTPLVDLGEAVSNVDVIIEAVPEKMEIKKDVYADVEANAPDHAIFATNTSSLSITELSEVTDRPEQFCGMHFFNPPVRMQLVEVIAGDHSSDETLDLIEDLAEAMGKTPVRVRKDSPGFIVNRILVPLMNEAAWMVYEDEATIAEVDSTAKFDIGLPMGLFELTDQVGLDVGQHVLEYMHDVLGEAYRPCPLSQEKLENEHLGKKTGKGFYDYEDGGADVPTDQAREDVKYRLLAVTANEVAGLIQNDVADADAIDEAVMLGAGFPNGPARMADDAGLETLVETLDDLHEETGEDRYEAVDYLRELAESGDTFHGSADDESEETMEFDTIRVEYEGRVGHVVLDRPHRMNTISADLLDDLDSAIDALADDDEVRSILLTGEGEKAFSAGADVQSMAAGGADPIAAVELSRTGQQTFGKLETCDMPVVAGIDGYCLGGGMELSMCADLRIASERSQLGQPEHNLGLLPGWGGTQRLPNIVGEGRAKEIIYTADRYSAEEMADYGFVNEVVGNNELQEEAMAMAQKLAGGPPIAQRYTKRAMLAGRHDTDAGLEIEAQAFGALYNTDDLMEGITAFIGDRDPEFEGE
- a CDS encoding type II toxin-antitoxin system RatA family toxin, giving the protein MDRVTVSTVVYTDPQSVYDFLVDFERYGDYTEYVRRVMASGDGGPGTRYAIQFGWWKLTYTARSRVVAIDPPNEIQWEITKDLAATGRWLVESIPLPEDAPDWAEEATKVTVDVEYDPGSVGPSALDLPRLVSLDWVLDKVKPRIAEAATQVLTRIVTDLEGQPRSPALTVHRTPDGVDLDEDDLRVTDDDGATRR